One part of the Solea solea chromosome 16, fSolSol10.1, whole genome shotgun sequence genome encodes these proteins:
- the LOC131475319 gene encoding trinucleotide repeat-containing gene 6B protein-like isoform X1, with protein MEDKKKKKEDKKKRETSQKVPEQRVKVPESAKPSCSQPLASPGSVSPSPGPVVPSSPSPGAAVVSAQVPTGGGNNAKQRTAVANGQPSSSSPSGSQTSQQQRYMSREVPPRFRCQQDHKVLLKRGQPPLSSMLLGGGAEGGTGGGGSGWAATPPVSSLGTDNPNASTAGGTDYNQASSSPSPTNSSSSLCVAALSSSSTTTTYANSTWGAGSGSQSSSQGCGTVIVDGTDLEDWPSIQSGAKLNSDVAVGVVQEPDCPGNKNSSASWSERNIQLKGGTGGGGGAAAGNMDNPSPPHSSPLSSSSPLNECVQSSDVWGSSTSSQVEAGLGSAAFYNSKVSHLLPGPQESPVGGSSSVSGANFNPNMNPSAWPALVPGGTPTSANDSLPLLSSITSASSFSASTTLITTHSPSSVNQSGLQQQHTEMAAAARNEEPQQQQQLGNPGLELGSGGGARGAGPNQEGDNDRDCGVASVEKEGSGNLRGSSSSSLVASSSWRSMPPLSSDYSAGPSLAEGWGGGGTGAQAQGQDGNVWAFGSQNEKAGWGRGNEDGSNTPVVSQGAWEGGSSEAEWGGTPAGVSSSNLAIGSGRGGDGSSSNSSSGGSIGGSALQESASPKFETMTKAWDNQTGTESGGGAGWEWGGEGGGQGGGTGDGGPSSSSGGGSIAGSGGGGSIAGSGGGESGGSQKHDQSSPVDHHSKQTSNAEVALLSMLSRSDLDPRVLSNMGWGQTQIRQNVAWDLDTTAGAGNRSERSTSSSSAFSSATTNTTSGRGPGYLSNSSSLTSDPSSGSHMASLNSAAVKKDGWDGGSMQSTSGSHMPGSTVRKPCLPEEDIKGNPGRAAGGWGDLPPENKGKAWGSEEQQWRDPRGGGGGGGNRRDIGEQGSDWADGPENKGPGGWKGTGRGEAGGWGGDWGKKESIPGGGWGDGRSRGGSNTDEGSSWGNMDEGGPQRGGWEGGDVGGGKSHQDWGSAKPHPTAAQIPNSQVAPLKAPNQQQHQLPGQQPPGGPMQGGWSSRSNVGGGGPPSKTNNQSSGWTSGPIPQISGGGGDALEPSGWEEPSPQSISRKMEIDDGTSAWGDPTCYKTKNVNLWDKKSAAPSQSHGQQAPPPGMQQQQAPPPGMQQQPPRRQQGLQHSRDTSTRNASVGAGMWGGSAQSVDNGTSAWGQTSDAATGWGDPDEPSKAPGWGNPSPSTSKPATGAKSVESWGGKGEGSVAASRHPSWDEEDDGGGGVWNSTGSQGSSSSFNSGGWAQTHGGKRGNIKSGGGDSWMNPVSRQFSNMGLLGDDPSDDKKMEDKRGITDYNGEMRRGGRGGGGYRMPSSKDMGPGDMGLYGEKMGGHGVFVGGGGGGMAQPRGMHQPGMHPLNSQGLRAQVPHQFLSPQVPGPMLKQMPSPGGSVGGVVGGVGGVGSVGSVGGVGGVGGGVFPPQISPQQLAMLSNIYPHVQQFHLACQLLLQQQQQQQQQQQQQQQQLLQNQRKFPQPQPVRQQPDPQQLARIMAILQQQRQHQQGGVGGVATGGGSSKLSPSHLGGGLSKQPMVDPISHPGMGGPLSDLHTKTQGMYSGLAPGGNLSGLELGPMMAGMKDTGGQQSRFKWMMEGHSPAPSPPDTTLYKNGPLPSAMKMRGGSPYSQYEMLGSDGLGIPPQGSTDNWHRTPGSKMGNKPATSSWPPEFQPGVPWKGIQSSGDPETDPYMTPGSVLGSPGPPSLNDSDHQLLRDNIGPNPSLNTSLPSPGAWPYSASESPLSNAHSTGKYSEYKPSWPPEPIGQNKFWKTNRNSSQLPRPPPGLTNQKQASPSPWSSGGPRLARSWGGGGINQESRFGPGSAWSDGVASRGSCWLLLSNLTPQIDGSTLRTICMQHGPLLTFHLGLTQGSALIRYSSRQEAAKAQGALHMCVLGNTTILAEFVSEEEVARYFAHSQAGGAEGASSGGATTGGMQGSSGTGTAVASSGGSSPGIERTAVGTTSGGNGGGGGGGESGGAVLGRSSSSGWQSLDGTGSSSDTSSGQGPGLGIFSQWSTNGSGEGGGVETGRSGLWGGMTAGYPSSSLWGAPQMEERHQMDSPAALLPGDLLGGGADSI; from the exons ATGGaagacaagaaaaagaagaaagaagataaaaagaaaagggaaaccTCCCAGAAG GTGCCAGAACAGAGAGTCAAag tgcCAGAATCAGCCAAGCCCTCCTGTTCCCAGCCCCTCGCCAGCCCAGGCTCAGTGTCCCCCAGCCCTGGCCCTGTTGTCCCCTCATCCCCCAGTCCTGGTGCAGCTGTGGTTTCTGCACAAGTTCCTACAGGTGGCGGGAACAATGCAAAGCAGCGGACTGCTGTGGCCAACGGacagccctcctcctcctccccctctggaaGCCAGACCTCCCAGCAGCAGCGATACATGTCCCGAGAAGTTCCACCCAGGTTTCGCTGCCAGCAGGACCACAAAGTGTTACTGAAGAGGGGCCAGCCACCGTTGTCCTCCATGCTGCTGGGGGGAGGAGCGGAAGGGGGTACAGGTGGAGGAGGTAGTGGCTGGGCAGCCACACCACCTGTTTCTTCACTGGGCACCGATAACCCCAATGCAAGCACAGCTGGAGGCACAG ATTACAACCAGGCTTCATCCTCCCCTTCACCTACCAACTCCTCATCTTCATTATGTGTCGCTGCTCTGTCGTCTTCTTCTACTACTACAACTTATGCAAATTCCACATGGGGGGCAGGCTCTGGCAGTCAGTCCTCATCTCAGGGCTGCGGGACAGTGATTGTGGATGGGACTGACCTGGAGGATTGGCCAAGCATCCAAAGTGGGGCCAAATTAAATTCTGATGTGGCTGTAGGAGTGGTGCAGGAGCCAGACTGCcctggaaacaaaaacagtagtGCCTCATGGAGTGAAAGAAACATCCAGCTGAAGGGAggaactggaggaggaggaggagcagcagcaggaaacatGGACAATCCTTCCCCACCtcattcttctcctctttcctcctcttctccgcTTAATGAATGTGTTCAGTCGAGTGATGTGTGGGGCTCATCCACCTCCTCTCAGGTGGAGGCTGGGTTAGGATCTGCAGCATTTTACAATTCCAAAGTCTCCCATCTTCTACCTGGGCCTCAGGAGAGTCCTgtgggtggcagcagcagtgtctcTGGTGCCAATTTTAACCCCAACATGAACCCCTCTGCCTGGCCTGCCCTGGTGCCAGGTGGGACACCAACGTCAGCTAATGACAGCCTTCCACTACTCTCATCCATTACTTCAGCTTCCTCGTTTTCTGCCAGCACCACTCTCATCACCACTCATTCTCCTTCATCTGTGAATCAAAGTGGTCTTCAACAGCAGCACACTGAAATGGCTGCTGCGGCCAGAAATGAAgaaccgcagcagcagcagcagttgggAAACCCAGGGTTGGAGCTGGGTTCAGGTGGGGGAGCACGGGGAGCAGGACCAAATCAAGAAGGTGATAATGACAGGGACTGTGGGGTTGCTAGTGTTGAAAAAGAAGGGAGCGGTAACCTTCGTGGCTCTTCGTCTTCCTCCTTAGTTGCCAGTTCTTCTTGGAGATCCATGCCGCCATTGTCCTCTGACTACAGTGCAGGTCCATCACTGGCAGAGGGGTGGGGTGGAGGAGGGACTGGGGCTCAGGCTCAGGGTCAGGATGGGAATGTGTGGGCCTTTGGTAGTCAGAATGAGAAAGCAGGGTGGGGCAGGGGAAATGAGGATGGTTCAAATACCCCAGTGGTATCTCAGGGAGCATGGGAAGGAGGTAGTTCAGAGGCAGAGTGGGGTGGCACACCAGCAGGTGTAAGTTCAAGTAACTTGGCAATAGgaagtggaagaggaggagatgggagcagcagcaacagcagtagtGGGGGCAGTATTGGTGGCAGTGCTTTACAGGAATCTGCTTCACCAAAGTTTGAAACTATGACAAAAGCTTGGGACAATCAGACAGGGACGGAGAGTGGGGGCGGGGCAGGTTGGGAgtggggtggagaaggaggagggcaGGGTGGAGGCACTGGAGATGGAGGACCTTCGTCCTCTAGTGGAGGAGGCTCCATAGCTGGAAGCGGTGGAGGAGGCTCAATAGCTGGAAGTGGTGGAGGAGAGAGTGGTGGCAGTCAAAAACATGACCAATCCTCCCCTGTGGACCACCATTCAAAGCAGACCTCCAATGCTGAAGTGGCCTTACTTAGCATGCTCAGTCGATCAGACCTGGACCCCAGAGTTCTGTCTAACATGGGCTGGGGTCAGACTCAGATTAGACAGAATGTGGCCTGGGATCTGGACACTACAGCAGGAGCAGGAAACAGAAGTGAAAGGAGTACTTCATCTTCCTCTGCATTCTCATCAGCAACCACAAACACGACCAGTGGCCGTGGACCAGGGTACCTATCTAACTCCAGTTCACTAACTAGTGATCCATCTTCTGGCAGTCACATGGCCAGTTTAAACTCTGCTGCAGTCAAGAAAGATGGCTGGGATGGTGGTTCTATGCAGTCCACAAGTGGTAGTCACATGCCTGGAAGCACTGTGAGAAAGCCATGTCTGCCAGAAGAAGATATCAAGGGCAACCCAGGCAGGGCAGCTGGAGGCTGGGGTGATCTCCCACCTGAAAACAAGGGCAAAGCATGGGGGAGTGAAGAACAACAATGGAGGGatcccagaggaggaggaggaggaggagggaacagGAGAGACATTGGAGAACAGGGTAGTGACTGGGCTGATGGTCCAGAGAATAAGGGGCCAGGGGGATGGAAGGGTACGGGAAGAGGGGAGGCAGGTGGTTGGGGTGGAGACTGGGGAAAGAAAGAATCCATACCTGGAGGTGGGTGGGGAGATGGACGAAGCCGAGGTGGAAGCAACACAGATGAGGGATCTTCCTGGGGTAATATGGATGAAGGAGGACCTCAGCGAGGAGGATGGGAAGGTGGAGATGTGGGAGGAGGCAAGTCCCACCAGGACTGGGGGAGTGCCAAGCCTCACCCAACAGCAGCACAGATACCAAACAGCCAAGTGGCACCATTGAAAGCcccaaatcagcagcagcaccaatTACCAGGCCAGCAGCCACCAGGGGGTCCCATGCAAGGTGGGTGGAGCAGTCGGTCCAATGTTGGAGGTGGAGGTCCACCATCTAAGACTAACAACCAAAGTTCAGGCTGGACCTCTGGCCCGATCCCCCAAATCTCTGGAGGTGGTGGGGACGCCCTGGAGCCCAGTGGCTGGGAAGAACCTTCCCCTCAGTCCATCAGTCGCAAAATGGAAATCGATGATGGCACCTCGGCCTGGGGAGACCCAACCTGTTACAAAACCAAGAATGTGAACTTATGGGACAAGAAAAGTGCTGCGCCCAGCCAAAGCCATGGTCAACAGGCCCCACCACCAGGCATGCAGCAACAACAGGCCCCACCACCAGGCATGCAGCAACAACCACCTAGACGGCAGCAGGGGCTGCagcacagcagagacacaagcaCCCGCAATGCTTCAGTGG GTGCTGGTATGTGGGGAGGAAGTGCACAGTCTGTGGATAATGGTACATCTGCATGGGGCCAGACTTCAGATGCAGCAACAGGTTGGGGAGATCCAGATGAACCCAGCAAAGCTCCTGGCTGGGGGAACCCATCACCCAGCACTAGTAAACCTG CTACAGGTGCCAAGTCAGTGGAAAGCTGGGGTGGGAAGGGTGAGGGCTCTGTTGCAGCCTCCCGTCACCCAAGCTGggatgaggaagatgatggcGGTGGAGGCGTCTGGAACAGCACTGGCTCCCAGGGAAGCAGTTCCTCTTTCAACTCTGGAGGCTGGGCCCAGACTCATGGGGGCAAGAGGGGCAACATCAAG AGTGGTGGTGGGGACAGTTGGATGAACCCAGTTTCGCGCCAGTTTTCAAACATGGGCCTTTTG GGTGATGACCCAAGTGATGATAAAAAGATGGaagacaaaagaggaataaCTGACTATAATGGAGAGATGCGCAGGGGAGGACGAGGCGGAGGAGGTTATCGCATGCCTAGCTCTAAAGACATGGGTCCTGGTGACATGGGGCTGTATGGAGAAAAG ATGGGTGGCCATGGAGTgtttgttggtggtggtggtggagggatGGCTCAGCCTCGAGGGATGCACCAACCTGGCATGCATCCACTGAACTCCCAGGGGTTACGTGCTCAAGTGCCTCATCAGTTCCTGTCTCCTCAG GTGCCAGGCCCTATGCTGAAGCAGATGCCCTCCCCTGGTGGAAGTGTGGGTGGAGTGGTTGGAGGAGTAGGAGGTGTCGGCAGCGTTGGAAGTGTTGGAGGGGTCGGTGGTGTTGGTGGAGGAGTGTTCCCACCTCAGATTTCCCCACAGCAGCTAGCAATGCTCAGCAACATTTACCCCCACGTTCAACAATTCCATCTG GCTTGCCAGCTCCTgctacaacagcaacagcagcaacagcaacagcagcagcagcagcagcagcagcttctgcagAACCAGAGGAAGTTCCCTCAGCCTCAGCCTGTCAGGCAGCAGCCTGACCCACAGCAG CTGGCAAGGATTATGGCTATcctacagcagcagagacagcatCAGCAGGGTGGCGTTGGAGGAGTTGCAACTGGAGGGGGGAGCTCCAAActgtcaccctctcacctggGAGGAGGCCTCTCCAAACAGCCCATGGTAGACCCCATCTCACATCCTGGAATGGGAGGGCCTCTATCAGACCTTCATACCAAAACGCAAGGGATGTACTCTG GGCTTGCCCCTGGGGGTAACCTGTCAGGACTGGAGCTTGGTCCCATGATGGCAGGAATGAAGGACACAGGTGGACAGCAGTCCCGCTTCAAATGGATGATGGAGGGACACTCCCCAGCTCCCTCGCCCCCTGACACAACGCTTTACAAGAATG GCCCTCTACCCAGTGCCATGAAGATGAGAGGAGGATCCCCATACTCCCAGTATGAAATGCTAGGCAGCGATGGTTTAGGTATTCCACCACAGGGCTCTACAGACAACTGGCACCGAACTCCTGGTAGTAAAATGGGGAACAAGCCTGCTACATCCAGCTGGCCTCCAG AGTTCCAGCCTGGTGTTCCCTGGAAGGGAATCCAAAGTAGTGGAGACCCTGAGACTGACCCCTATATGACCCCTGGTAGTGTTCTTGGCTCCCCGGGACCCCCAAGCCTCAATGACTCTGACCACCAGTTACTGCGAGACAACATAG GGCCAAACCCCTCCCTCAACACCTCGCTGCCTTCACCTGGTGCCTGGCCCTACAGTGCCTCAGAAAGCCCCCTCAGTAATGCACACAGCACAG GAAAGTACTCGGAGTACAAGCCCAGCTGGCCCCCAGAGCCCATCGGACAAAACAAGTTTTGGAAGACCAATCGCAACAGCTCTCAGCTGCCACGCCCCCCTCCTGGCTTAACTAATCAGAAACAGGCCTCACCCTCCCCATGGAGTAGTGGAGGACCACGGTTGGCCCGGAGCTGGGGAGGAGGTGGAATTAATCAAGAGTCGAGATTTGGACCAG GCTCAGCTTGGAGCGATGGTGTGGCTTCCAGAGGCAGCTGTTGGTTGCTGCTGAGCAACCTGACTCCTCAG ATTGATGGCTCCACACTGCGGACTATCTGCATGCAGCATGGGCCCCTGCTGACCTTCCACCTTGGCCTGACCCAGGGCAGTGCTCTGATACGCTACAGCAGCCGACAGGAAGCAGCCAAGGCCCAGGGTGCACTCCACAT GTGTGTTCTGGGCAACACCACAATCCTGGCGGAGTTTGTGAGTGAGGAAGAAGTTGCTCGCTATTTTGCACATTCCCAGGCTGGAGGGGCAGAGGGGGCCAGCTCAGGAGGGGCTACGACTGGTGGAATGCAGGGCTCGTCTGGTACAGGCACTGCTGTGGCCAGCAGTGGCGGGAGTTCCCCAGGGATTGAGCGGACAGCAGTGGGCACAACTTCAGGTGGaaatggtggaggaggaggaggaggggaaagtgGAGGAGCAGTCCTAGGCAGGTCCTCCAGCTCTGGCTGGCAAAGTCTCGATGGTACAGGCAGTTCTTCTGACACCTCATCAGGTCAAGGTCCTGGACTGGGGATATTTTCTCAGTGGAGCACGAACGGGtcaggggagggaggaggagttgAGACTGGGAGGTCTGGGCTCTGGGGGGGCATGACCGCTGGATACCCCAGCAGCAGCCTGTGGGGGGCACCACAAATGGAAGAGAGGCACCAAATGGACAGCCCTGCTGCTTTGTTGCCTGGTGACCTGCTGGGGGGAGGAGCTGATTCCATCTGA